GGTAATTTCCTGCTCGGTCTGTTAACATTATCCCATTCCTCCAACTAATGCATTCAATATTCTTGTGTGTGGTCCACCATCACCAACCGGAGCAGTCTGACCTCCTTTTCCGCAGAATCCGACGCTTAACTTAAAGTCATTTCCTATTGCATCGATATTTTTAAGTGTTTCAAGAATGTTTCCGGAAAGTGAAACGTCTCTTAGAGGTGTTTTAAGCTCGCCGTTTTCAATAAGATATCCTTCAGCGGCATTGAACTGGAATATTCCTTTACCTGTATCCACCTGACCTCCTCTGGAACCTTTAAGATATATTCCGTCAGGGATATCTTCAATCAGTTCCTCAAATGTATTGTCTCCAGGCTGGAGGTAAGTGTTGCTCATTCTAACAATCGGTTTTTCAGAAATGATTGATCTTGCATTTCCGGATGATTTCATTCCGAGCTGTGATGATGTTTCTCTTGAATTTAAAAGTGAAATCAGTTTGCCGTCCTTAACCAGCTGATTAGGTTTTGTTTTGACTCCTTCAACATCATAAGGGTAATATCCGAATCCGTCCTTACGGCTTGCATCGTCAAAGATGTTTACAATGTCTGATGCAATCTGCTCACCGATTCTGCCTTTAAGGATTGAATCGTTTTGCAAAATCAAATCCCCTTCGGTAGCATGTCCGAGCGCTTCGTGGATTAAAACTCCTGTAAGTTCCGGATCAGCAACTACTGTAAACTGTCCTGAAGGGGCAGGTTTGGCATCAAGAAGCCTTACTGCTTTTTCACCGATGCTGCGGCCGAACTCTTCAAGGTCACGTTCAGCAACAGCTTCAAATCCTTTTACTCCTCCGAGACTTCCATGTCCGAACTGGATTATTTCACCGTCTGTTGCAGATGCATTCAATGCCATTCTTATTCTGGATGTTTTAACCTGGATTTGGGACCCTTCGCTGTTCATGAACAGTTCATTTATTTCACTGTCACTGTATCCTGCTGTGGTACTGTTGACCTTATCGATGGTGGCGGCATCACTTGCCTCTTTCATCATTTCCTTTTTCTCATCGATAGAAACATCTTTGAATGGTATTTTAACGTCAACTGCAGTTTTATCTTTGATGACTTCACTTTCACTTAGTTTTACATCTCCTTTAAGTGAAGAGGATAACTTTATTGCGGTTTCAGTAATATCATTAAGTTTTGATAAGTCTGTGGTGTATGCAAATCCCCAGGCTCCATTGTTCAACACTCTGATTCTTGCACCTAAACTCATTCCAGTGTTGATTTCATCCACATTTCCGTCTTTCATTAATATGGATGTGTTGTCACTGATTCCGGAGCGGATATCTATGTAATCTACTTTGGGGCTTGTATCTTCAATAACTTTTTCAAATAAAGAAATATATTCTTCCATTTTAATCCCTCAAATTTTCATTAACGTAATATATTATACTTTCAACTTATTTATAAAGTTTTTTTTAAGGGTTTTCAGTGATGAGTATGGGGTGTTGTTTTTAAAAAAGAAGTGGAATAAGACGTTAAAGTCTTATTCATAATGTTGATATGTCTTCCGGTGTAAGATTGTTTAGCTTGTTGACTTCTTCCAGTGTGTCGTAGAGTTTGTCGAGACTTATGTCGGTGTCTTTGCTGTCTTTCCACACTTCAACGACATAATGTTTGCCATCGATTGTAACTAATTCTGAAATTCCGATCATGTTGTTTGTTCCATCGGTGTAATTATACGTATTGTTTATTTTACCGGGAGTTATTGTAAATTTTAATTCAGTATCATTTGTAAATATTTCGGTTAAATTTTCACCAAACACTTCTATTTCTATGCCTTCTGCCTGATTAGAGTAAGATTCACCATCTAAATTTGTGAATTTATCCGGTACTTTTAACTCAGGTAAATCTGCAGCTGACACGATTCCAATTGTACAGACTAGCATTAAAGCTATGATTACTAATTTTGAAATTTTCATCATTATCTCCTGATTTAATATATTTAGGTATAACTAAATAAATTTAATCATTGTTTATAATGTATCCTAAAATGTTTTTATACTATGAAATAAATATATAACAAATGATATATTTTTGGTGAAGTAAAATGTTTGTTATTGTCGGAACTGGTGCTGGTGGCGGATTATTGGCCCGTGAACTTGCAAAAAATGGTAAGAAAGTTGTAATATTAGAAAAAGGGCCTTACATAGACTCTAAAGATGCATTCAATTATTATGATAAATATGCTCCTGGTGTTGATTTGCTGTCAACAACCTGTGTTGGAGGGTCCACTGCAGTATCGATGGCTAATATGGTAAGAGCTTTGGATGAAGAACTGCATGAATTTGGTATTGACCTTACAAAAGAATATGAATATGTTGAAGAATTGGTTGGTGTACATGAGCTCGATGATTCTCATATCGGTCGTGGAACACAGCTCTTTTTAGATGCAGCCCGTGATTTGGGTCTTGATGTTGTAAAAATGCCGAAGGCTATACGTGAAGAAGAATGTATCCAATGCGGAAAATGTGCATTTGGATGTCCTGTAAATGCCAAATGGACTGCAAAAGACTTTGTTGATGAAGCAGTAGAAGCTGGTGCAGAACTTATATGTGAAGCAGAAGTCATTGATATTATTCTATGTAATATGGAAGCAAGCGGTGTTAAATACGTTAAAGACCATGAAGAGCATCTTATCAAAACAGATAAAATCATTCTCTGTGCAGGTGCAATACAGACTCCAATAATTATGAAAAACATGGGGCTGACAGGTATTGGCCGTGAAATCTTTTTCGATCCCTTCGTTACTGTTGGAGGATATCTCAAGGATATCAATTTCAATACAGAAGTTCAGATGGCCGCACTGGTTAAAGGCAAAAACTTTGTTTTATCCCCTCATTTCTCATCATTCATTAAAGGCAATATAGACAATCCTGATGTGGATGATAAGGACATACTTTCAATCATGGTTAAAACACCTGATGAATGCAAAGGATATGTCCACACGGACGGTTTTGTCAGAAAAGAGAATACCATTGAAGATATAAGATATCTTGCTGAGGGGGTTGCCACTGCAGGATTTATTTTAGAAAAAGCAGGAGTTGACCCGACAACCATAGGTTCAACTGTTTATAGGGGAGCTCATCCTGGTGGAACAGTACAAATAGGAAAAGCTCTGGACAGCAATCTCGAATCAGAAATTCCTAATCTCTATGTCTGTGATGCAAGTGTGCTTCCGATATCTCCTGGTAAACCGCCGATTTTAACCATTCTTGCATTGGCTAAAAGGCTGGCGGATTATCTAATAAATAAATAAAGAAGATTATTCGAATTGTTTATCGATATCTTCTGATTTTATTAATTTTTCACAGTAATGGCATCTTACAACAGTAGGATTTTTTTCAATAACATTAAAAATAGGTGTTATCGGCTCATTTTCATAATTTGTAATACATTTCGGATTTGTACATTTGAGAATTGATGTAATCTTATCCGGAAGTATAATTTTATCCTTTTTTACAGGTTCGTAATTTCTGATAATGTTTATAGTAGCTTTAGGAGCAATTAAAGCAACCTGATTAAGTTCTCTGTGGTCCAATTCCCTATTTTCAATTTTCAAAATGTCTTTTCTGCCGATTTCTTTTGAGGAAACGTTCATAGCAACAGTAAGATTATGTGTGTCCTCATCAGGAAGGCCTAAAATTTTAAGGATGTGCAAGGCCTTATTTGCAGTAATGTGGTCGATTACAGTACCGTTTTCAATCGCTTTGATTTTCAGTTCAGATTTATCTTTAGACATTTAATCTACCTTTTATACATTTTCAAATCTTTCATTTCAATTATTGTTTCAGTATCAAAAGCCAATTTTTCAGGATCCTTGTTTTTAGTTGAAATTACAAAGCTTTCAATAACTCTGGCTCCACGCATCTTAACTTTTTCTTCAAGTCTTTTAATGTTTGAATCTCCACGGTTGGCATCCATTGTTGCAAACAGGATAACGTCCTTTCCTTTTAAATCGCATTTGTCGATTATTGTTAAAATTGCAGGTGTAGGATTGCCGTTCCATGTAGGTGTTCCGAAGTATATTGTGTCATATGGTGTCAAATCGACACTTTTTGGAGAAATTTCAGTTTTTGTTTCTCTGAATGCATTGATTGATGAAAACAGTCTGTTTTTAAATCCGTCACGAGGTTTTAAATCAATGACTCTGAGCAGGTCAGTGTGCAAGTTTTTAGCCAGTGTTCTTGCCACCAGGTCTGTTTTTCCGCCGTTTGAGTAATAAATTATTAGTGTTTTCATTGTATCTCTTCCTTTAAGGATGAAGACCGAAATGTGTTAAACCTGAAGTTTCTTCAATGCCGAGGATAATGTTCATGTTCTGTATGGCCTGACCTGATGCTCCTTTGACAAGATTGTCGATGCAGGATAACATTACAAGTCTTCCGGTTTCATCAATTTCAAATCCGCCGATATGAACAAAGTTTGATCCTCTAACAGAACTTAAATGAGGAATTTCTCCTTCATCCATGAGTTTTATAAAGTATTCATCTCCGTATTCCTTGATGTAAAGGTCTCTGATTTCATCAGGGGTAATATCTATATTTTCATCATTTAAAAAGCTGTGGCTAGTTGTCTGGATTCCTCTAATGACAGGCACCAGATGAGGTGTAAATGATACTTTAACGTCTTCAAATCCGTGCAGTTCCTGCTGGATTTCAGACATGTGTCTGTGTGAAGATATTTTGTATGGATTAACATTGTCAGCAATGTTAGGGTAATGTGTAGTTGCTGAGGCTTTAACTCCAGCGCCGCTTACTCCTGTTTTTGAATCAATTATGATTCTGTCTACAAGATTATTTTTAACCAACGGATATGATGATAAAATTGCACCTGTAGGGAAACATCCTGGATTTGCAACAAGGTCTGCCTTTTTGATTTCATCTCTGTAGAGCTCCGGAAGTCCGAATGCTCCTTTGTTTTTGGAATCTGTGTGTTCCATTCCATACCATTTTTCATAGACTGCTGTGTCACGGTATCTGTAGTCCCCGCTTAAGTCAACCACTTTCATTCCACTATCCAAAAGTTCAGGAACAATTTTCATTGATGCTCCGTGAGGGGTTGCAGTAAATGCAACATCAACATCCAAATCTGAAGGACTTTTGTTTGTAAATACAAGTCCTGAGTCTCTTATGTGAGGGTGAATCTTATGTGCAGGGGTTCCATCATATTGTCTTGATGTAATGTCAGTCACTTCCACTTCAGGATGGTTTAAAAGCATCCTTAAAAGTTCTCCACCAGTATATCCGCTTGCTCCTATTATAGCTACTTTAAACATATTTATCCTCCTAATCTTCACAATGATCCATAATTTTTCCTTTAAAATCGGTATTTTGTATTTTACGAATAATCTTACAGCTGCTGTCCAGCTGGCAGTCACGGTATTTTTCAATACGAACTGCTTTGGCTTTCAGACCTCTTTTATCGATGGCAGCCTGTAATTTGTCAATGTCATGATTTTGATCTGCTCCAACTGTAATGATGTCTGGGTCGATTTCTCTGACGATTTTGAATACGTCTCCATTTGCATCACCTAAAAAAGCATCAGTTACAGGTTTTAGCATTTTGATTAATTCCAAACGCTGGTCTTCACCAACAATAGGCACTCTTTTACGTCTTTCAACAGTAGCGTCTCTTGCTACAACAACATAAAGCTCAGCATCTTCTCCACCAAGTTTTCTGGACTCTTCAAGATAAACTCCGTGTCCCGGGTGGAGTATGTCGAATGTTCCGGTCGCCATTACTTTCATTATATTTGCCTCTTTTGATATTTTAAAGCTTCAGTCAAATCAATTTTATCTTTATAAAGTGCAGAACCGATAACGATTCCTTCCACGCCACTTTCATTTAATTTTTTAATGTCATCTATTGTTGTAATTCCTCCGGAATAAACAACAGGTAAATCTACTGATTTTTTAAGTTCTACTACAGGGTCTGTGTAAAATCCGCCTAAAAGGCCTTCAACGTCAACATTTGTAAACAGAATACTGCCCGCACCATGGTCCTTAAACTCAGCTGAAAGCTCAACAGGGCTTTTGTCAATCTTTTCCTGCCAGCCTTTGATAACGACCTTGTTGTCCTTGCTGTCAAGTGA
Above is a genomic segment from uncultured Methanobrevibacter sp. containing:
- a CDS encoding TldD/PmbA family protein — translated: MEEYISLFEKVIEDTSPKVDYIDIRSGISDNTSILMKDGNVDEINTGMSLGARIRVLNNGAWGFAYTTDLSKLNDITETAIKLSSSLKGDVKLSESEVIKDKTAVDVKIPFKDVSIDEKKEMMKEASDAATIDKVNSTTAGYSDSEINELFMNSEGSQIQVKTSRIRMALNASATDGEIIQFGHGSLGGVKGFEAVAERDLEEFGRSIGEKAVRLLDAKPAPSGQFTVVADPELTGVLIHEALGHATEGDLILQNDSILKGRIGEQIASDIVNIFDDASRKDGFGYYPYDVEGVKTKPNQLVKDGKLISLLNSRETSSQLGMKSSGNARSIISEKPIVRMSNTYLQPGDNTFEELIEDIPDGIYLKGSRGGQVDTGKGIFQFNAAEGYLIENGELKTPLRDVSLSGNILETLKNIDAIGNDFKLSVGFCGKGGQTAPVGDGGPHTRILNALVGGMG
- a CDS encoding FAD-dependent oxidoreductase, translating into MFVIVGTGAGGGLLARELAKNGKKVVILEKGPYIDSKDAFNYYDKYAPGVDLLSTTCVGGSTAVSMANMVRALDEELHEFGIDLTKEYEYVEELVGVHELDDSHIGRGTQLFLDAARDLGLDVVKMPKAIREEECIQCGKCAFGCPVNAKWTAKDFVDEAVEAGAELICEAEVIDIILCNMEASGVKYVKDHEEHLIKTDKIILCAGAIQTPIIMKNMGLTGIGREIFFDPFVTVGGYLKDINFNTEVQMAALVKGKNFVLSPHFSSFIKGNIDNPDVDDKDILSIMVKTPDECKGYVHTDGFVRKENTIEDIRYLAEGVATAGFILEKAGVDPTTIGSTVYRGAHPGGTVQIGKALDSNLESEIPNLYVCDASVLPISPGKPPILTILALAKRLADYLINK
- the pyrI gene encoding aspartate carbamoyltransferase regulatory subunit; the encoded protein is MSKDKSELKIKAIENGTVIDHITANKALHILKILGLPDEDTHNLTVAMNVSSKEIGRKDILKIENRELDHRELNQVALIAPKATINIIRNYEPVKKDKIILPDKITSILKCTNPKCITNYENEPITPIFNVIEKNPTVVRCHYCEKLIKSEDIDKQFE
- a CDS encoding flavodoxin; protein product: MKTLIIYYSNGGKTDLVARTLAKNLHTDLLRVIDLKPRDGFKNRLFSSINAFRETKTEISPKSVDLTPYDTIYFGTPTWNGNPTPAILTIIDKCDLKGKDVILFATMDANRGDSNIKRLEEKVKMRGARVIESFVISTKNKDPEKLAFDTETIIEMKDLKMYKR
- the argC gene encoding N-acetyl-gamma-glutamyl-phosphate reductase; translation: MFKVAIIGASGYTGGELLRMLLNHPEVEVTDITSRQYDGTPAHKIHPHIRDSGLVFTNKSPSDLDVDVAFTATPHGASMKIVPELLDSGMKVVDLSGDYRYRDTAVYEKWYGMEHTDSKNKGAFGLPELYRDEIKKADLVANPGCFPTGAILSSYPLVKNNLVDRIIIDSKTGVSGAGVKASATTHYPNIADNVNPYKISSHRHMSEIQQELHGFEDVKVSFTPHLVPVIRGIQTTSHSFLNDENIDITPDEIRDLYIKEYGDEYFIKLMDEGEIPHLSSVRGSNFVHIGGFEIDETGRLVMLSCIDNLVKGASGQAIQNMNIILGIEETSGLTHFGLHP
- a CDS encoding FAD synthase, with translation MMKVMATGTFDILHPGHGVYLEESRKLGGEDAELYVVVARDATVERRKRVPIVGEDQRLELIKMLKPVTDAFLGDANGDVFKIVREIDPDIITVGADQNHDIDKLQAAIDKRGLKAKAVRIEKYRDCQLDSSCKIIRKIQNTDFKGKIMDHCED